The Streptomyces sp. NBC_00162 genome window below encodes:
- the gyrA gene encoding DNA gyrase subunit A produces MADETTPTAENTEEEQPVVRIEPVGLETEMQRSYLDYAMSVIVSRALPDVRDGLKPVHRRVLYAMYDGGYRPEKGFYKCARVVGDVMGTYHPHGDSSIYDALVRLAQPWSMRMPLVDSNGNFGSPGNDPAAAMRYTECKLMPLAMEMLRDIDEETVDFTDNYDGRNQEPTVLPARFPNLLVNGSAGIAVGMATNIPPHNLREVAAGAQWALEHPEASHEELLDALLERIKGPDFPSGALVVGRKGIEEAYRTGRGSITMRAVVEVEEIQNRQCLVVTELPYQTNPDNLAQKIADLVKDGKIGGIADVRDETSSRTGQRLVIVLKRDAVAKVVLNNLYKHTDLQTNFGANMLALVDGVPRTLSIDAFIRHWVQHQIEVIVRRTRFRLRKAEERAHILRGLLKALDAIDEVIALIRRSNTVEIAREGLMGLLEIDEIQANAILEMQLRRLAALERQKIVAEHDELQAKINEYNAILASPEKQRSIVSEELAAIVEKFGDDRRSKLVPFDGDMSMEDLIAEEDIVVTITHGGYVKRTKTEDYRSQKRGGKGVRGTKLKQDDLVDHFFVSTTHHWLLFFTNKGRVYRSKAYELPDAGRDARGQHVANLLAFQPDEKIAQILAIRDYDAAPYLILATKGGLVKKTALKDYDSPRSGGVIAINLRETGADGADGASDELIGAELVSAADDLLLISKKAQSIRFTATDDALRPMGRATSGVKGMSFREGDELLSMSVVRPGTFVFTATDGGYAKRTPVDEYRVQGRGGLGIKAAKIVEDRGSLVGALVVDETDEILAITLGGGVIRTRVNEVRETGRDTMGVQLINLGKRDAVVGIARNAEAGQEADEVEADEIETETEAADGQAAEAAEGTQPSAGEHEE; encoded by the coding sequence ATGGCCGACGAAACCACGCCCACTGCCGAGAACACCGAGGAAGAGCAGCCCGTCGTACGCATCGAGCCCGTGGGGCTCGAGACGGAGATGCAGCGCTCCTACCTCGACTACGCGATGTCCGTCATCGTCTCGCGCGCGCTGCCCGACGTGCGGGACGGCCTCAAGCCGGTCCACCGCCGTGTGCTGTACGCGATGTACGACGGCGGTTACCGGCCCGAGAAGGGCTTCTACAAGTGCGCCCGTGTCGTGGGCGACGTCATGGGCACCTACCACCCGCACGGTGACTCCTCGATCTACGACGCCCTGGTCCGCCTGGCCCAGCCGTGGTCGATGCGCATGCCGCTGGTGGACAGCAACGGCAACTTCGGCTCTCCGGGCAACGACCCGGCGGCCGCGATGCGCTACACCGAGTGCAAGCTGATGCCGCTGGCCATGGAGATGCTCCGGGACATCGACGAGGAGACCGTCGACTTCACGGACAACTACGACGGCCGCAACCAGGAGCCGACGGTCCTGCCGGCGCGTTTCCCGAACCTGCTGGTCAACGGCAGCGCCGGTATCGCGGTCGGTATGGCGACGAACATCCCGCCGCACAACCTCCGCGAGGTCGCGGCGGGCGCGCAGTGGGCGCTGGAGCACCCGGAGGCCTCGCACGAGGAGCTGCTGGACGCGCTGCTCGAGCGGATCAAGGGCCCGGACTTCCCGTCGGGCGCCCTGGTCGTGGGCCGCAAGGGCATCGAGGAGGCGTACCGGACCGGTCGCGGCTCCATCACGATGCGCGCGGTGGTGGAGGTCGAGGAGATCCAGAACCGCCAGTGCCTGGTGGTGACGGAGCTTCCGTACCAGACCAACCCCGACAACCTCGCGCAGAAGATCGCGGACCTGGTGAAGGACGGGAAGATCGGCGGCATCGCCGACGTCCGTGACGAGACCTCGTCGCGGACCGGCCAGCGCCTGGTGATCGTCCTGAAGCGCGACGCCGTCGCCAAGGTCGTGCTGAACAACCTGTACAAGCACACCGATCTGCAGACGAACTTCGGCGCGAACATGCTGGCGCTGGTGGACGGCGTGCCGCGCACGCTGTCGATCGACGCCTTCATCCGTCACTGGGTGCAGCACCAGATCGAGGTCATCGTCCGCCGTACGCGCTTCCGCCTGCGCAAGGCGGAGGAGCGCGCGCACATCCTGCGCGGTCTGCTCAAGGCGCTGGACGCGATCGACGAGGTCATCGCGCTGATCCGGCGCAGCAACACGGTCGAGATCGCGCGCGAGGGCCTGATGGGCCTGCTGGAGATCGACGAGATCCAGGCGAACGCGATCCTGGAGATGCAGCTGCGGCGCCTGGCGGCGCTGGAGCGGCAGAAGATCGTCGCCGAGCACGACGAGCTCCAGGCCAAGATCAACGAGTACAACGCGATCCTGGCCTCGCCGGAGAAGCAGCGCTCGATCGTCAGCGAGGAACTGGCGGCGATCGTCGAGAAGTTCGGCGACGACCGGCGTTCCAAGCTGGTGCCCTTCGACGGCGACATGTCCATGGAGGACCTGATCGCCGAAGAGGACATCGTCGTCACGATCACGCACGGCGGCTACGTCAAGCGCACCAAGACCGAGGACTACCGCTCGCAGAAGCGCGGCGGCAAGGGCGTGCGCGGCACGAAGCTGAAGCAGGACGACCTGGTCGACCACTTCTTCGTCTCGACCACGCACCACTGGCTGCTCTTCTTCACGAACAAGGGCCGGGTCTACCGGTCCAAGGCGTACGAGCTGCCGGACGCCGGCCGGGACGCGCGCGGGCAGCACGTGGCGAACCTGCTGGCCTTCCAGCCGGACGAGAAGATCGCCCAGATCCTCGCGATCCGCGATTACGACGCGGCGCCGTACCTGATCCTGGCCACCAAGGGCGGCCTGGTGAAGAAGACGGCGCTCAAGGACTACGACTCGCCCCGTTCGGGTGGTGTCATCGCGATCAACCTCCGGGAGACGGGCGCCGACGGCGCCGACGGCGCTTCTGACGAGCTGATCGGCGCGGAGCTGGTGTCCGCTGCGGACGACCTGCTGCTGATCAGCAAGAAGGCGCAGTCGATCCGCTTCACGGCGACCGATGACGCGCTGCGCCCGATGGGCCGCGCCACCTCGGGCGTGAAGGGCATGAGTTTCCGTGAAGGTGACGAACTGCTCTCCATGAGCGTGGTGAGGCCGGGTACGTTCGTCTTCACCGCGACCGACGGCGGCTACGCCAAGCGGACGCCGGTCGACGAGTACCGCGTCCAGGGTCGTGGCGGTCTGGGCATCAAGGCCGCGAAGATCGTGGAGGACCGCGGGTCGCTCGTCGGGGCACTCGTGGTGGACGAAACGGACGAGATTCTCGCCATCACGCTCGGCGGTGGTGTGATTCGTACGCGCGTCAACGAAGTCAGGGAGACCGGCCGTGACACCATGGGCGTCCAGCTGATCAACCTGGGCAAGCGCGATGCCGTGGTGGGCATCGCCCGTAACGCCGAGGCCGGTCAGGAAGCTGACGAGGTCGAGGCCGACGAGATCGAGACCGAGACCGAGGCAGCCGACGGACAGGCCGCCGAGGCCGCCGAGGGCACGCAGCCTTCGGCTGGGGAGCACGAGGAGTAA